A DNA window from Thalassospiraceae bacterium LMO-JJ14 contains the following coding sequences:
- a CDS encoding methylated-DNA--[protein]-cysteine S-methyltransferase, with translation MTSVPAYLSFNSPIGPLTVFSENDHLIVVEAGAIPGVGSDDPLLLEARRQIDAYFDGRLQNFDLPLAPAGTPRQREIWSAMTAIPYGETRTYGDLARALGSAPRAIGGACGANPIPIVIPCHRVLGANGALGGYSFADGTDTKRQLLALEGARVELI, from the coding sequence ATGACATCCGTTCCAGCCTATCTGTCGTTCAATTCGCCGATCGGGCCGCTGACGGTGTTCAGCGAAAACGATCATCTGATCGTCGTCGAGGCCGGTGCGATTCCGGGCGTCGGCAGCGACGATCCGCTGCTGCTCGAAGCACGGCGACAGATCGACGCCTATTTCGACGGCCGGCTGCAGAACTTCGACCTGCCCCTGGCCCCTGCGGGCACGCCCCGGCAGCGCGAGATATGGTCCGCCATGACCGCCATTCCCTACGGTGAAACACGGACCTATGGCGATCTTGCCCGTGCGCTCGGCAGTGCGCCGCGCGCCATCGGCGGGGCCTGTGGCGCCAATCCGATCCCCATCGTCATTCCGTGCCACCGGGTGCTCGGCGCGAACGGTGCGTTGGGCGGATACTCGTTTGCCGACGGCACCGACACCAAGCGGCAACTGCTGGCGCTGGAAGGCGCGCGGGTCGAGCTGATCTGA